The Anomaloglossus baeobatrachus isolate aAnoBae1 chromosome 4, aAnoBae1.hap1, whole genome shotgun sequence genome contains the following window.
cactctgCCTTATCTCTCGGTGCGTCGGGGGGCGGCCCCCTCTTCCCCTCGGTGCGTCGGGGGGGGGGCCCTCTTCCTCTCGgtgcgtcggggggggggggccctcTTCCTCTCGGTGCGTCGGGGGGGGCCCTCTTCCTCTCGGTGCGTCGGGGGGGGCCCTCTTCCTCTCGGTGCGTCGGGGGGGGCCCTCTTCCTCTCGGTGCGTCGGGGGGGGGCCCTCTTCCTCTCGGTGCGTCGGGGGGGCCCTCTTCCTCTCGGTGCGTCGGGGGCGGCCCCCTCTTCCTCTCGGTGCGTCGGGGGCGGCCCCCTCTTCCTCTCGGTGCGTCGGGGGCGGCCCCCTCTTCCTCTCGGTGCGTCGGGGGCGGCCCCCTCTTCCTCTCGGTGCGTCGGGGCGGCCCCCTCTTCCTCTCGGTGCGTCGGGGGCGGCCCCCTCTTCCTCTCGGTGCGTCGGGGGCGGCCCCCTCTTCCTCTCGGTGCGTCGGGGGCGGCCCCCTCTTCCTCTCGGTGCGTCGGAGGGCTTGTCCTCTTCCTCTGTGGTTCTATGTTCACTCCTCTATTACAGATGATGGGTCGGTGGCCGCCGCAGCGTCTCCTCCTGGGCTCTGTTCTCTTACTACTCTGCTGGGTCAGAGTCTCCGAGAGCAATATCTATGCGGTAAGGAGATATaaatggagcgggaccccggggaccCCCAACTGACAAATCTCCCGTCACCCCCAGGGACCGTACATTATACTGATGTTACAGATGTTTCTTTTCTCAGTACTCGGATAAGAACCGCACGGAGCTGGAGGAGTTCTTGGATCTTCCTGCACAGTTCGGATTTCCACTGCCCCTGGATGGACTGAGGGTGAGTGCTGCGCGGGGGATACAGAGGGGGaggatggctggagggggggcgccTGTGCAAGAGCTGTAACAGGACTGAGGGTGAGTGCTGCGCGGGGGATACAGAGGGGGAGGACGGCCGGAGGGGGGGCGCCTGGGCAAGAGCTGTAACAGCAGATATCACCCACCTACAAATATAAGCCCAGGACAGTGAATGTAAAGACGTTTCTCTATGTAACAGGGTTATATCCTCCACGCCGCACCCGAGAACGCCTGCACCCTGATCACCCCCCCGCCCCTGAAGGACAACAGCACAGTATTCATCGCCCTGATACGAAGGTTTGACTGCAACTTCGATGTCAAGGTAAAAACAAAAGATAAAAATCCAGcaccgccccctgcagggtgatgcAGACATGGGAGCTttgaccccgccccctgcagggtgatgcAGACATGGGAGCTttgaccccgccccctgcagggtgatagaagggagctgtgaccccgccccctgcagggtgatagaaGGGAGCTGTGAGCTGTGTTTTTTCTCTCCCAGGTTTTGCACGCCCAGCAGTCGGGTTATGATGCTGCTATAGTGTATAATGTAGATTCGGACGCCTTGTTGAATATGGCCTGGAATGACGGTAAGTGACGCTTCTGCACCCGCAGCTCCCCCAGATTTCTGCTCCCATACTCCTCCGTCTCCTACTCTGTCCTGGCCCTTGCCACGCCCGTAAAACCCTCTCCATACCTTTCCAACTCTCGCCACACTCCTCGACCCCTCTCCAGCCTTCACCATGCTCCCCCAGACCCATCCTACAACCCTCGCTGCGCTCCTATGGCCCCTACATCCCTCGCTACGCTCCTATGGCCCCTACAACCCTCGCTGCACTCCTACAGCCCCTACAACCCTCGCTGCGCTCCTACAGCCCCTACAACCCTCGCTGCGCTCCTACAGCCCCTACATCCCTCGCTACGCTCCTACAGCCCCTACATCCCTCGCTGCACTCCTACAGCCCCTACAACCCTCGCCGCGCTCCTACAGCCCCTACAACCCTCGCTGCGCTCCTACAACCCTCGCTGCGCCCCCCCAGACCCATCCTACAACCCTCGCTGCACTCCTACAGCCCCTACATCCCTCGTTGCACTCCTACAGCTCCTACAACCCTCGCCGCTCTCCTACAACCCTCGCCGCTCTCCTACAGCCCCTACAACCCTCGCCGCGCTCCTCTCCTGCCCCTACAACCCTCGCCGCGCTCCTCGCCAGCCCCTACAACCCTCGCTGCGCTCCTACAGCCCCTACAACCCTTGCGGCGTTCCTCTCCGGCCTCTACAACCCTCGCTGCGCTCCTACAGCCCTCGCCGCGCTCCTCTCCGGCCCCTACAGCCCTCGCCGCGCTCCTCTCCGGCCCCTACAGCCCTCGCCGCGCTCCTCGCCAGCCCTTTTTTCATGTCTCTTTTGCCTCCTTTTCCATAGAACACATTCGTGATCAGATCACTATTCCTGCTGTGTTTACGGGAGCGACTGCTGGGAAGAACCTGTCAGAGAAGTTCACCTATTATAACTAGTAAGTCTTATCCCAGGGGCGTGGTCCCTCTCGGGCCGCGGGATCGTTCTCGGGCTTGCCGCGGGATCGTTCTCGGGCTTGCCGCGGGATCGTTCTCGGGCTTGCCGCGGGATCGTTCTCGGGCTTGCCGCGGGATCGTTCTCGGGCTTGCCGCGGGATCGTTCTCGGGCTTGCCGCGGGGTCGCTCTCGGGCTTGCCGCGGGGTCGTTCTCAGGCTTGCCGCGGGATCGTTCTCGGGCTTGCCGCGGGGTCGCTCTTGGGCTTGCCGCGGGGTCGTTCTCAGGCTTGCTGCGGGGTCGCTCTCGGGCTTCTCTCGGGTCGCTCTCGGGCTTGCCGCGGGGTCGCTCTCAGGCTTGCTGCGGGGTCGCTCTCGGGCTTCTCTCGGGTCGCTCTCGGGCTTGCCACGGGGTCGCTCTCAGGCTTCTCTCGGGTCGCTCTCAGGCCGCGGGGTCGCTCTCGGGCTGCGGGGTCGCTCTCGGGCCGCGGGGTCGCTTTCTAGCTTCTCTCGGGCCACGGGGTCGCTCTCGAGTCGCTCTCTGGCTTCGCTTGGGCCGCGGGGTCGCTCTCTGGCTTCTCTCGGGTCGCTCTCTGGCTTCTCTCGGGTCGCTCTCTGGCTTCTCTCGGGTCGCTCTCTGGCTTCTCTCGGGTCGCTCTCTGGCTTCTCTCGGGTCGCTCTCTGGCTTCTCTCGGGTCGCTCTCGGGTCGCTCTCTGGCTTCTCTCGGGCTTCTCTCGGGTCACTCTCTGGCTTCTCTCGGGCTTCTCTCGGGTCGCTCTCTGGCTTCTCTCGGGTCGCTCTCTGGCTTCTCTCGGGTCGCTCTCTGGCTTCTCTCGGGTCGCTCTCTGGCTTCTCTCGGGTCGCTCTCTGGCTTCTCTCGGGTCGCGGGGTCACTCTCGGGCTTCTCTCGGGCCGCGGGGTCACTCTCGGGCTTCTCTCGGGTCGCTCTCGGGCCGCGGGGTCGCTCTCGGGTTGCTCTAGGGCCGCGAGGTCGCTCTCGGGCCACGGGTCCTTGCCGTGCTCCCCTGTAATGCTCCTCTCTCCGCAGCGCTCACGTCTTCCTGCTCCCGGATTATCCCTTCAATCTGGGTTATTACTTCATCCCGTTCATCGTGGTCATCGTGATCATCATCCTCGTCATGTGCACCGTCATGGTGAGTGCCCGCCGGGAGCCACTGGTATCTCGCAGGCTAGCGCTTCCTCCCTGATCACCTGGGAGCATAGCTGGGACTAGTGGTTCTTCCTCGGACTCCTGTGATTGGCGCTGAAGTGTTGCTCCGCCCCTTTTCTTGCAGATTGTGCGCTGTGTGCAGCATCGGAGGAAACTGAGGAAGAACCGACTGACAAAGGATCAGCTGAAGAAAATCCCCGTCCACAAGTTCAAGAAGGGTGAGTGGGGGAGGGGCACAGTCAGCTGACCTCTCCGCCGCCCCGCTGCATCCTGGGTGTGCGGCACAGTCAGCTGACCTCTCTGGCCCGGTGCATCCTGGGTGTGGGGCGCAGTCAGCTGACCTCTCTGGCCCGGTGCATCCTGGGTGTGGGGCGCAGTCAGCTGACCTCTGCCCTGATGCTGAGTGTGAGGCGCAGTCAGCTGACCTCTCTGCCACCCCGGTGCATCCTGGGTGTGGGGCGGTGGCGGGAGGTGAATGTTCGGTGTCTCCTTATCTGAGGTGATCTGCTCTTTGCACCGTCACCACCATGTTTATTACTCTGATCTGATCTTCGTGTGTTGGTGCAGTTACCAGCGCTGGCCACCAGATGGCGCCCGGGCACATACCGGAGACTGATACCGGGTCATGTGACCTTCTGCTGCCTTTATAATGTGCAGAGCGTGTATAACACAAGTGTGGATTTTTGCTGCAGGAGACGAGTACGACGTGTGCGCCATCTGCCTGGAGGAGTACGAGGAGGGCGACAAGCTGCGGGTGCTGCCCTGCTCTCACGGTGAGTGACCGACCGCTGCACTGCATCCTAGGAGCTGTGGAGCTGACACCGGGGCCCCCTGCATCCTGGGAGCTGACACCGGGGCCCCCTGCATCCTGGGAGCTGACACCGGGGCCCCCTGCATCCTGGGAGCTGACACCGGGGCCCCCTGCATCCTGGGAGCTGACAGCGGGGCCC
Protein-coding sequences here:
- the RNF167 gene encoding E3 ubiquitin-protein ligase RNF167, with amino-acid sequence MMGRWPPQRLLLGSVLLLLCWVRVSESNIYAYSDKNRTELEEFLDLPAQFGFPLPLDGLRGYILHAAPENACTLITPPPLKDNSTVFIALIRRFDCNFDVKVLHAQQSGYDAAIVYNVDSDALLNMAWNDEHIRDQITIPAVFTGATAGKNLSEKFTYYNYAHVFLLPDYPFNLGYYFIPFIVVIVIIILVMCTVMIVRCVQHRRKLRKNRLTKDQLKKIPVHKFKKGDEYDVCAICLEEYEEGDKLRVLPCSHAYHCPCIDPWLTKTKRSCPICKCRVLRSEDDSDSDDGGREAADGERGEEESDNERTPLLRPSPTFGSMEESPPQMTQGQEQGATTTTAVVV